The DNA sequence TGAATTCAATTTCAGAAGCATTAAgtcatataattaaatatatgaataaaaaatacgttaaaatgaaaagacaTTTTAAAAACACCTTTcctaatttaaatattaaacgGTTCTTATATGTGTTGCTATTATATTTACTGATAAATGTAgcattatttcttttctccatatttatgtatttctttGTGTATTTTTATCTCATTCCacagaataaatatatttatcctATAGATTTTTCTTTAGCGAGAAATCCCATTGAAGATTATTTAAAGAGTAAAATTTATGATCATGACACAAATTATATGGGGGATAATTCCACTTGTCCTAGCATGAACAAATCGGAAGATTTGTATTTGAAACATTTACATTCTATTAAAAgtgaaattttaaatagtatAAAAAGTAAAGGTACTTGTTGCTGCTCCGAAAAATGGAACAATATGtcatatgataatatttttccatttcgaTATAAAAGGgaaagttataaaaataatgaaaaattacatCTTTTTGATGATGAAATAgagtataaatatttacaaaataatatattaataggTCAGGCAAATTTTCAAAACGTTTCAAATGAAGAAAAGTCAAACAAGAATGaaagtttttataaattttttatacccCTTTCgagaaagcaaaaaaaaataagtactcttaatataaaaaaaggttaTAAAATTGACGTTgttctaaatttttcatatatgaataatgatTACAACGATAAATTTAGTTTCCTTCAACTAGAAACCGACATTTTTAGCAAAAATgatgatattattttaagaaaagaaaagatgcatattaataataaaaattatgactttataaataaattatatttatttcttaatgctcctttttatttttttaacgtaCTTAATCGCAGAACTACTGAAATAAGTTTAGTGAAtgattatgaatatatgacAGATTTccacaaaattaaaatatatatatacccacCAATACAAATTTATGAAGCTTATGTAGTTGTGCTAGTGTATtctaatttcatttattattatatatataaatacccttttctctttttttatgtcttTATTTTCACATTATCTTCcttcttaatttttgtaaatacaaTCCTTTTCCTTCTAGTAGGATTATATTATTACCTCctcaataaaatatgaaaaaaggaaaaagaaaaaggagaaaagaaaaaaaaaaaaaaaatagaaagcaCTCTTAATTTAATGTAGGGAAGAAAGAAGTATACGGGActttatacaattttttgttcACTTCCTCAAACGTTGGTGACGCAAAATTAATTCGAATCAAATATTGCGGAATAAAcccaataaataaatttgaagACACGGTAATTTTTCACTgcaaaaaggggaaaaaaggaatttttgtttttcattgtTCATTGTTCGTGAGTAAAatcgtatatatacatacacacacatacataataatattttatttcttttgatatggtaaaatattctttatagtacattttaaaatgatgaaaatgatttatatatgataaaaacaatttttatatgatgaaattgatttttatatgatgaaattgatttttatatgatgaaattgatttttatatcataaaaaCGATTTTTATATGATGAAATTGATTTTTATATGATGAAATTGATTTTTATATGATGAAATGATTTTGaatgattattttttattttttcatttgaaaaaggagtataaacaaaaagaaacaatCCCAAAGGAAACTACTTTGTCTTAAATCGAACGTTTTaacttcaaatttttttttttatttttacctcCTTTTACAAATTTGCTCGTTTTTTTAAGCccaattataaatatttttttgagaaTTTGTTTGAAAAGGATTTTATGCTTCACTCTGTTTTGTGcatatatagtaatatatatatgtatatatatatatatgcaccatttatatatgcatatccTTTAAGAACTTGTATGGCTAAATGTAATCTGATTGTAAAATAGTTACCCGTAGGacatgtaataataataatattatatagttttttctttactgcatttaaaatttttggttgataaaaattaatacttgCGAAAACGCAaaattaattcataaaataaatgaataactTAGGGGTAACCCACCTATTACTGTAGTGCAGcagtaatttatatgtatatacatatgtgtatatgcagCGAACATACTTAAATTTTTCCTAACCGCTTTATTGAAGAAAATAGGGAGTTATTAgacattatttatatgctGACTACCATATGAAAAAAgcatttatttcatttgatgtcaatttttttttcttttactttttaaaattattttaaagtttAATTCGTTTCAAATATAACTTTGCGGTAAACGggttatataaaattacttgtaaaaatttttaatttaaaaatttcgaagagttaattctttttggctttttccatttaaaggcatgtatgtgcatatgtacatacttaATACGTGATGCATAATACATTTGTACATGCACGTATATGGGTGCCTACAATAAATACATCGAACGTTTCCTTTTTAAGTTAATaactcttttttaaataattgtatCTAACGCTTGGTAGTTTAAGCATGCACGATTAATTGGAAACATTCTTGCATTTTTGATTCATGCTGGTGAATTCGATATTGCTCCTAGTGCTGTTGCTACTCCTACTGTTATTGATTTTTactgttatttttaattttttttttttgaataccttattaatacataattttttaagttaacCACTTTGGTGtactttttttgttacatttttttttccgtcatttttatttcgtcattttttttccttcatttttttttccttcatttttttcctcttcttttCTCGACGagtgttttttttatatacccGAGATTGGTACAGCGTTTCCATTTTCTGTCTCGTTATTTTTCTCTTAGCTTGGCCAACTATTTATTTGACTGAGTGCCTGTCGTTTAACTGGTTCCCCAGTACTGACCTAGCTACCTTCCCCCACCCTCACCACAcaaacatacacacacacactcTACATACGTATGTGTATGGCATAAATGAAGATTCATAACATTGGTGAAGAGTCGATCCATAACATCTGCAGTAGCCAAGTTATATTTACGTTAAGTAGTGTCGTAAAAGAATTAGTGGAAAATTCGATAGATGCAGGTGcaaacgaaataaaaataaaactagtagaaaatggaataaaattaatagagGTTAATGATAATGGGATAGGAATAAAAAGagtaaattttgaaaatgttTGTGCTAGACATGCTACATCGAAAATAAGTGAATTTAATGATATACAAAATTCTTTAAATACCTTAGGATTTAGAGGGGAAGCATTAAATTCATTATGTATGTTAAGTGATGTACATATTACTACAAAAAACGATGACTGTAGTGATCATggttatttattaaaatttgatAAACTAGGAAAATTATATCATGAGGAGCCAATAGCTAGATTAAGAGGTACTACAGTTAGTtgtgaaaatatttttaaaaatatcccaataagaaaaaaagatttcataaaaaatatcaaaactCAATTATCTGATTTATTACTTTTGATGCAACAATATgctataatttattatcatataaaatttgttatttataatgtGGTTACTATTAAAGGgcatacaaaaaatatgaacttGCTAATAACAAAcggaaatgaaaatataaaaaaaaatttctattctatatatgggaaaaaaaatatcggGAATTTAATTGAACTAAATATTGATAATGAAGAATGGAAAATTAGAGGGTATATTAGTGATAACAATAGTGGAAGAAGAGATAAAGATTTACAGTTCTATTATATGAATAGTAGAcctgtacatatattaaaaaatgttaataaaattattaacactATTTATAGAGAATTTAACAGTAGATTATATcccattattatttgtaatattctGGCTGATCCAAAAAATGTAGATGTTAATGTGACACCTGATAAGAGGGAAATATTCTTTACTTTTGAAAACGAAATGTGTGAGCAAATTAAATTAGCGCTTGTTAAGTTACTTACTCCAAAAACCAGTAATCTAATTGATACACAAATTGgtgattattttttaaaagttaacAATATCGCACCCgccaaaaataattatgcaGTGAAAACGGAAAACCATCAAGTGCTTTTAGAAGGGCAATCAAATGGCAATGTTGTTGGTATGAGCAGTTGTGCAAGGGCGCAAAATGGGTTCTTAAAAGAGGAGGATGTGTGTATTGGTAATTCGTATAGTAATGGCAGTGGGAGCGATTATGTTAACGGTGCTAACTACATCAGTggtaacaataaatataggTGTACTCACGAAGATGGAGCGTCGTACGAAAGAGACGAGGCTCATAGCGCACAGGTGAAAATACTCAATATGTGCGATGCGCATTGCACAAATGGTGAAGTGAAAAATGATAGAAATAACATAACCTTTTCCAATCCTGACTGTTCAGGTAATATGAACAAAGAtatgcagaaaaaaaaatataaagatttGAGCTATCAACAGAATTGTGCTATAAGTGAATATGCTCCTACCACAGTTGTTAAAAGTGATCCAGATAATTATAAGGAATGcagaaatgtatattttccAACAGATAAGGAACAAAATGATTTTTATGATTCCTCAGGAATTAATGtaaaaagtgaaaatgaTAGCAGAGAAAATAATGTGTACTCCTATTCTTGTGCACAAATTGACCAAACCATTGTAAGTAGTGAAAACATACGTCAAGAAAAGGAACTGTCAAACAATGGCGAAGCGGACTACTGGAGCCAATCGAAACGGATCGAGCGGCCTAATATGCCCACACAAGGTAAAGCTAACAATTACAATTACAACGTGGAAAATGTTCACAGCAACACAGACACATGCTCATATATAAAAGGTGGATATTATGACGACTCCAAGGTTTACGAGTACAAACTGGAAGGCGGTGACAACAACGAGATGTACGAGTATAAACAGGAAGGTGGTGACAACGAGGGGGTATACGAATACAAACTGGAAGGCGGTGACAACGAGGGGGTGTACGAATACAAACTGGAAGGCAATGACAATAAAGGGGTATACGAATACAAACTGGAAGATGGTAACGACGAAGGGGTATACGAACATAAACTGGATAGCGGCAAGAATGAGGGGGTGCATGAGCATAAACTGGATAGGGGAAAGAACGAGGGGGTGTACGagtacaaattaaaaaatgaagaggaagaacaaaataatagaataaatgaaaacgGTGAGGACTACTCCTTTGATGATTTAAAAGAGAATATAAGAAACAGCTGTATTAAGAACATTCCTATAGACATTAACATGTATATCAATagggaaaaaatgaagaggGGTTTTGACTATGATCAAATAcatgtaataaatttaacaaatagtgaaaaaattaagaatattatttttcataaaatgaaagaggaggtaaaagtaaataattatttatgtttaacaGATGACAAACAggaaaatgaatataaagaTTTATTTAATAGTAGTTTAAATCTAAGCGAAAGTAGTAGTACCCGCAATAGTAGTGATATTAATGCCATAAATAACAGTAGTGAAGATATTAACTTTAACAATATTGATGAAAAACAGAAGgacttatattttaaatcaaATTTGTTCgataagttaaaaatatgtgGACAATTTAACAAAGGATTTGTCATATCAAAAAttgatttattatattttaaaaataggaaTAACCAAGAGGAGGAGGgagaatttaataaaaattatgatggCACAGATTGTtatgaggaaaaaaatgataagagAAGTAACTAtgctttatttataatagatCAACATGCAGCTGATGAAAAATCAAactttgaaaaatataataaagtattCACAATGAAATctcaaaaattaataagtaaaattgATTTGGAATTAAGTCCTGCACAAATACATATTGTTgagaaaaattttgaaatatttttacaaaatggATTTGAAGTTGAAATAGTTGAAGAAccaattcataaaaaaagaaaagtaacAGATATTACATCATACACGGAGGAAGAAACACTTATGGAGATAAAAgtgtatttattatcattgcCTGTATTTAATGGGAAAATATTAGAAGTAGTGGATTTTATGTCCCTGTTGCATCATTTAACAGAATATCCCATAACGTATGATAAACATCATTTCGAATTATTCATCAAAAATAAGGATCaaccaaataaaaaaacagacACATGGTTTAATTATAACTTCCCGAGACCACAAAAGGTTTGGAGGATCCTGGCATCCAAGTAGGCGCGAGCGCAGGAAAAATGAGCGCACCCAAATTTGTATTTGCATATccaaatttgtatttatacaCGTACAATTGCATCTATTCACCTACAATTGCATTTGCGCTCATCTTTTCTCTTATATTCACATTTAAATTTCCCCCCCCCCCCACATCGCAGGGCCTGTCGAAACGCAATTATGGTTGGTAAGACACTAAATATCACAGAGAtgataaagataaaaaaaaagttgagTGTACTGAAAAATCCGTGGAACTGCCCCCATGGCAGACCTACGATAAAGTATGTCATAAATGACattgatataaaaaactgttataaaaattactacttaaaattatacgacgaaattacaaatttaataataacgaAAAATTACGAagcatacaaatatttatttcataatcatattttttttttaattatgtctACTAAGCCATTATTGGGCCCAGTTTTAAAGtttcattaatttatgtaCGTCCTTTTTTGAAGCAAAAGGgagcaaaaagaaaaaaaataataaataaaagcacAAACGTAAAAAGGAACATAAacagttaaaaaaataaaagcacaaatagtaatagtaacagcAACTGAAACAGTAACACTACACAAAAATATCGTTCAGCGGTGTACCTATTTAAAACTGCATATAAAATACTTGACatattttattccatttcCCGTAATTTACTCCAtctttcataatttattacgAAGTACATCTATTTTTTCCCGACTTGTGCAggcatttattttgtttacaaTTCCATGCATATGATTAATTACGTTTATAAGTACACTGCTATTTACTAATCACTTtgtgtaaaataattaatttttaattttattgataaatattcaatgactatgcaaatattttagcttctttaaattaatatatacttttttaataaattttaatactcCTCAAAAGGGGaagcatataataattttttttttttttttttttaagactTATCTATATTGGCTCTACTACTAAAAAACCTAAATGGagagaattaaaaaacaaaaaaaattagatatatattatatatatatatatatatataccacacacacacacataaacatatactcgtacacatatataaatgtataactaaaaattaaaaggaagGAGAAAAGGATTAGCTATTTTAGTTATGATATTTATTGTTATGAAATGAAAGGGAAAGCATAAAATACTCACGTAAGCGCAtatgcacaaatatataagttcAAAGGTTCATGTCCTTTTCTCCCCTCTTCGTTCCATTTAGTacctgtatttttttaagaggGATTGTGTTAACTTAATCCACAAGTAGACAATAAATTTTTGCTCATTTTTGTTCAAAAAGGTTGTTCTTGTGTTTGTGTTTTTGTTTGTGCTTGAGTTTTCATTTGCGTATGCATTCGCGTTTGTGCTGCAAATAGACTGAAAGATAAAATACTGGTAATAAAAGAGCATCAAGTACAAATCGTAACTCCTCaactttttcttaaaatactTTCTTAAATCCTCATAATAGAGTTGtattttactaatatttaattcttcTTCTTTCATTAGTTTATAAATAACAGTCTGGTAGTAAAAGTCATACACATCCACAGTACGTTTGTACAAATCTAAGAAgctta is a window from the Plasmodium malariae genome assembly, chromosome: 2 genome containing:
- the PmUG01_02020800 gene encoding conserved Plasmodium protein, unknown function; protein product: MDKHNHRIDRLGSGSGEHIWEEVGETEEKVDKVVREEVVAGGNTSDEVVNDLVEEVVSEAMNQSEDESIDETTHETEDETSNEPVGGPVEEHVEEQVDEPVEEQVEQVDKSADEPIDKGVANSNPNCRNREDETHSRNIKHFCKLKKKYLYLKKREYASFRYKKKRKRKRKDSKHLLNSISEALSHIIKYMNKKYVKMKRHFKNTFPNLNIKRFLYVLLLYLLINVALFLFSIFMYFFVYFYLIPQNKYIYPIDFSLARNPIEDYLKSKIYDHDTNYMGDNSTCPSMNKSEDLYLKHLHSIKSEILNSIKSKGTCCCSEKWNNMSYDNIFPFRYKRESYKNNEKLHLFDDEIEYKYLQNNILIGQANFQNVSNEEKSNKNESFYKFFIPLSRKQKKISTLNIKKGYKIDVVLNFSYMNNDYNDKFSFLQLETDIFSKNDDIILRKEKMHINNKNYDFINKLYLFLNAPFYFFNVLNRRTTEISLVNDYEYMTDFHKIKIYIYPPIQIYEAYVVVLVYSNFIYYYIYKYPFLFFYVFIFTLSSFLIFVNTILFLLVGLYYYLLNKI
- the PMS1 gene encoding DNA mismatch repair protein PMS1, putative, with product MKIHNIGEESIHNICSSQVIFTLSSVVKELVENSIDAGANEIKIKLVENGIKLIEVNDNGIGIKRVNFENVCARHATSKISEFNDIQNSLNTLGFRGEALNSLCMLSDVHITTKNDDCSDHGYLLKFDKLGKLYHEEPIARLRGTTVSCENIFKNIPIRKKDFIKNIKTQLSDLLLLMQQYAIIYYHIKFVIYNVVTIKGHTKNMNLLITNGNENIKKNFYSIYGKKNIGNLIELNIDNEEWKIRGYISDNNSGRRDKDLQFYYMNSRPVHILKNVNKIINTIYREFNSRLYPIIICNILADPKNVDVNVTPDKREIFFTFENEMCEQIKLALVKLLTPKTSNLIDTQIGDYFLKVNNIAPAKNNYAVKTENHQVLLEGQSNGNVVGMSSCARAQNGFLKEEDVCIGNSYSNGSGSDYVNGANYISGNNKYRCTHEDGASYERDEAHSAQVKILNMCDAHCTNGEVKNDRNNITFSNPDCSGNMNKDMQKKKYKDLSYQQNCAISEYAPTTVVKSDPDNYKECRNVYFPTDKEQNDFYDSSGINVKSENDSRENNVYSYSCAQIDQTIVSSENIRQEKELSNNGEADYWSQSKRIERPNMPTQGKANNYNYNVENVHSNTDTCSYIKGGYYDDSKVYEYKLEGGDNNEMYEYKQEGGDNEGVYEYKLEGGDNEGVYEYKLEGNDNKGVYEYKLEDGNDEGVYEHKLDSGKNEGVHEHKLDRGKNEGVYEYKLKNEEEEQNNRINENGEDYSFDDLKENIRNSCIKNIPIDINMYINREKMKRGFDYDQIHVINLTNSEKIKNIIFHKMKEEVKVNNYLCLTDDKQENEYKDLFNSSLNLSESSSTRNSSDINAINNSSEDINFNNIDEKQKDLYFKSNLFDKLKICGQFNKGFVISKIDLLYFKNRNNQEEEGEFNKNYDGTDCYEEKNDKRSNYALFIIDQHAADEKSNFEKYNKVFTMKSQKLISKIDLELSPAQIHIVEKNFEIFLQNGFEVEIVEEPIHKKRKVTDITSYTEEETLMEIKVYLLSLPVFNGKILEVVDFMSLLHHLTEYPITYDKHHFELFIKNKDQPNKKTDTWFNYNFPRPQKVWRILASKACRNAIMVGKTLNITEMIKIKKKLSVLKNPWNCPHGRPTIKYVINDIDIKNCYKNYYLKLYDEITNLIITKNYEAYKYLFHNHIFFLIMSTKPLLGPVLKFH